Proteins co-encoded in one Zygotorulaspora mrakii chromosome 5, complete sequence genomic window:
- the SFA1 gene encoding bifunctional alcohol dehydrogenase/S-(hydroxymethyl)glutathione dehydrogenase (similar to Saccharomyces cerevisiae SFA1 (YDL168W); ancestral locus Anc_7.350), translating to MSEGEPIKCLAAVAYEAGKPLTLEEIIVEPPKAHEVRIQIKYTAVCHTDAYTLSGVDPEGAFPSVLGHEGAGIVESVGKDVTNVKVGDHVIALYTAECKVCKFCKSGKTNLCGSVRATQGKGVMPDGTSRFKNLKGEALLHFMGCSTFSQYTVVADVSVVAIDPSAPLESVCLLGCGVTTGYGAATKTANVQKGETVAVFGGGTVGLSAIQGAKARGASKIILIDTNDEKKQFGEEFGCTDFINPKKDLAPGQTIVEKLVEMTDGGLDYTFDCTGNTKVMRDALEACHKGWGESIIIGVAAAGAEISTRPFQLVTGRVWKGSAFGGIKGRSEMGQLIKAYQDGTLKVDEFITHKRPFTEINKAFDDLHAGSCLRTVLDLSK from the coding sequence ATGTCAGAAGGTGAGCCAATCAAATGTCTGGCAGCTGTTGCCTACGAAGCTGGTAAACCATTAACGTTAGAAGAGATTATCGTCGAGCCACCAAAAGCGCATGAGGTTCGTATCCAGATAAAATATACTGCTGTTTGCCATACGGATGCCTATACCTTGTCGGGTGTTGACCCTGAAGGTGCATTTCCATCTGTTCTTGGCCACGAGGGCGCAGGTATAGTTGAGTCAGTCGGGAAAGATGTGACAAACGTCAAGGTAGGGGACCATGTCATTGCATTATATACAGCAGAATGCAAGGTATGCAAGTTTTGCAAATCCGGAAAGACTAATCTATGTGGGTCCGTTAGAGCCACGCAAGGCAAGGGAGTGATGCCGGATGGGACATCAAGGTTTAAAAATCTCAAGGGTGAAGCGTTGCTGCATTTCATGGGATGCTCCACTTTCTCGCAGTACACTGTAGTTGCAGATGTGTCAGTGGTTGCCATTGACCCTTCAGCTCCCCTGGAGAGCGTTTGCTTGTTGGGATGTGGGGTCACCACGGGTTACGGTGCTGCTACGAAGACGGCTAATGTGCAAAAAGGTGAGACCGTTGCTGTATTCGGTGGAGGCACCGTTGGTCTATCTGCTATTCAGGGTGCTAAAGCTAGGGGTGCATCGAAGATAATTCTGATCGACACGAATGACGAAAAGAAGCAGTTTGGTGAAGAGTTCGGCTGCACTGACTTTATCAATCCAAAAAAGGACCTAGCCCCGGGCCAGACAATCGTAGAAAAATTGGTAGAAATGACGGATGGTGGGCTAGACTACACTTTCGACTGCACTGGTAACACAAAAGTCATGAGAGACGCGCTGGAAGCCTGCCACAAGGGATGGGGTGAATCGATCATTATTGGTGTCGCTGCTGCAGGTGCGGAGATTTCAACAAGACCATTCCAGCTGGTCACCGGTAGGGTATGGAAGGGATCTGCATTTGGCGGTATCAAAGGAAGATCTGAAATGGGCCAATTAATAAAGGCTTACCAAGATGgaactttgaaagttgatgaatttatcaCCCACAAGAGACCTTTTACTGAGATCAACAAAGCTTTTGATGATCTCCATGCAGGTAGCTGTTTAAGAACCGTGCTTGACTTGTCCAAATGA
- the COQ9 gene encoding ubiquinone biosynthesis protein COQ9 (similar to Saccharomyces cerevisiae COQ9 (YLR201C); ancestral locus Anc_7.351), translating into MLNRSLKLSKRMYHANASDFLKPTTLGSLVYGKDSMQYKVLSHAMDVSVPIYGFNERAIVHSLNVLKLPSSMLSVISSSNPPSFLHSSPALMELIKFHLVDKRYKTVAGIDPEAADEELPSLESLLLKRLKLNAPIASRLSQVLSQLAIPGPFLLNNALPELHRLSDDLLYFSNEKDHTDFAWYSKRLAISCTYVSSELFMSQDKSADFSQTFEFAQEKLHRVMKLGEYYNNTEEFTWYTMLSAVNLAKSQLARG; encoded by the coding sequence ATGTTGAATCGTTCGttgaagctttcaaaaCGCATGTATCATGCCAATGCTTCCGATTTTCTGAAACCTACCACTCTTGGCTCCCTCGTCTATGGGAAGGATTCAATGCAGTACAAAGTACTTTCACATGCGATGGATGTTTCTGTTCCTATCTATGGTTTCAACGAGAGAGCCATAGTGCATTCCTTGAATGTGCTGAAGTTACCGTCCTCGATGTTGAGTGTGATCAGCTCTTCGAATCCGCCATCTTTCCTGCACTCTTCGCCTGCACTGATGGAGCTCATCAAGTTCCATCTTGTGGACAAGAGGTACAAGACGGTGGCAGGGATCGATCCTGAGGCTGCTGATGAAGAATTGCCGTCATTGGAAAGCTTGCTCCTGAAGAGACTTAAACTCAACGCACCAATAGCAAGCCGCCTGTCACAGGTTCTTTCGCAGTTAGCCATTCCAGGTCCGTTTCTGCTTAATAATGCGCTACCGGAACTACACAGGCTCTCAGATGATCTTCTTTATTTCTCCAATGAGAAAGACCACACGGACTTTGCGTGGTACTCGAAGAGGCTGGCCATCAGTTGCACCTACGTGAGCAGTGAACTGTTCATGAGCCAGGATAAGTCCGCAGACTTCAGCCAGACTTTTGAGTTTGCCCAAGAAAAACTTCACCGTGTGATGAAATTGGGCGAATACTACAATAATACTGAAGAATTTACTTGGTATACTATGCTAAGTGCTGTCAATTTAGCTAAATCACAACTGGCAAGAGGCTAA